The segment CCGGATTCATGGATAGGATGGATATTGAACGGGCACATCTTATTGGATACAGTATGGGAGCAGGCGTAGGGCTGTACCTGGCGGTGAATCATCCGGGACGGATTGCTACGCTTACTACGATTGGAACCAGCGGATTCTGTGAACCGGCTGGAGCCGGAGAATACGAGCCTGAACAGCTGCTGGTGAATCAGCAGCAAGCCTTCATTAATCAGATGATCGAGAGGCATCAGGAGGCCCATCAGGGGAATTGGCAATACTATCTGCGGCAAACGGTGCAGGACTGGATCAGGTACCCGGATCTCACGGAGGAACAATTGACCAGTATAACCTGCCCGGCACTGCTCATTACAGGTGAGCATGACCCGTTCGCGGGAGAGGATAGAACGGTGAAGCTCGCTTCCCTCCTTACGGATGCAAGGACACTGATCGTTCAGGGAGCGGGTCACCGCCCGCATATGCTAAGGGAACAGCCCATCCTGGTGAACGATACGATTCTTGAATTCCTTGCATAAAACCCTATCCACTAACACAAGGAGATATACACATCCAGAAAGGGCGTACAGATGAAGAAAGTCATCGTAATCGGAGCAGGGATTCTTGGGGCATCGGCTGCCTACCAGCTGTCAGTGATGGGGGCAGAGGTGCTGATTATAGACCGTCAAGACCCTGGACAAGCTACGGATGCAGCGGCAGGCATTATCTGTCCCTGGCTGTCGCAGCGGCGCAATCAGGCCTGGTACCGGCTGGCGAAGGCGGGGGCACGGTTCTACCCTGAGCTGATTCAGCAGCTGGAGCAAGGCGGAGAAGCGAACACCGGTTATGCCCGGGTTGGAGCGCTTAGTATACATACGGATGAGAGCAAGCTCGACAGAATAGAAGAGCGGGCACGGATGCGACTGGCGGATGCCCCGGAGATCGGAGTCATCACGCGGCTTAACGCTCAGGAGACCCGTGAACGGTTCCCGCTGCTGGCGGAAGGATACGCCTCGGTTCATATCAGCGGTGCTGCCAGGGTAGATGGCCGCGCCTTGCGGGACGCTCTGCTTCATTCTGCACAGCAGCAGGGCGCGGTCCTGGTTACTGATGACGCTGCGCTTGCTTTTGAACCGGGCCGGGTAACCGGAATCAACGCAGGGGGACACTATTATCCGGCGGATGAAGTGATTATCTGTGCAGGCGCATGGGCGAACCCGCTGCTCCGGCCGCTGGGCATGGACTTCAAGGTGAGCTACCAGAAGGGGCAAATCATGCATTTGCAGGTATCTGACCACAAGGATACGGAAGTCTGGCCGGTGGTGATCCCGCCAAGCGATCAGTACCTGCTCGCTTTTGCCCGGCAGCAGATTGTGATCGGAGCTACTCATGAGAATGACATAGAAGGATATAATACAAGAGTGACCGCCGGAGGGCTGCAGGAGATTCTAACTAAAGGACTGGAAGTGGCGCCTGGACTGGCGGATGGTACCTATAGTGAAGTGAGAGTCGGCTTCCGTCCGTTCACTCCGGGATTTCTGCCGGTCCTAGGGGCTGTCCCCGGGTGGAGCGGAGTCCTTGCGGCCAATGGTCTGGGGGCTTCTGGACTTACAATGGGGCCGTATATCGGTTATCAGCTGGCGAAGCTGGCACTCGGCAGGGAGTCTGATCTGGAGCTGGACGATTATAGCCTTCAGAGAGCCATAGCGGGCGGATGATTACGAATACATTTCCTTCATTGGAACATTATGATTTAATTCGGCTTGCCGGATGAATTTTTGTTTGACAGAAGTGAAGGTCTGATCCATAATACAATCCATACTAAACATATATGATTTATAGGAAGGGTGGATCACACGTGATTAATTTAAAAGCTTCTATGAGAAAAACAGCAGGGCTGGGCACACTTGCGGTACTATTCGTATCGCTGCTTGCCGGCTGCTCCGGGTCTGCCAATCCTGCGGATTCCAGTAATGGGGCTCAGGCCAGTACGGCTCCAGCCGCAACGGAAAGTGCAAGCACAGCAGAGCCTGCAACTGGAGGCACCTTCGTGTATGGCCGCCCGGCTTCCGTAACGTCGTTTGATCTGCATAACCAGATTACATCGAATAACGCATTTGCGATTGATAAAGTGTTTGAGTCACTGGTTGCTTTTGACAGCAAGGGTGAAATTACGGATCAGCTCGCAGCCTCGCATACGATCAGCGAAGACGGCTTAACTTATACGTTCGTGCTGCGCGATGGCCTGAAGTTCTCGAACGGCACGCCGGTGACGGCAGAGGATGCGGTATTCTCCCTCCAGCGGCATCTGAAGGTTGGCGGTCCACTGGCCATCTCGGCCAAGGTTGATACGGTGAAGGCACAGGATGAGAAGACACTGGTAATCACGCTGAAAGAACCCTATACTCCGTTCATCTCGGAGTTGTCGAACTTCTCGAACGGGCTCATCCCGAATAACTTCGGCGGAGTGACCGAAGAGGAATTCTTCAAGAAGCCGGTAGGCACCGGGCCGTTCGTGATTGAGACCTGGGACCCGGCAGGTGATGTCACCTTCACCAAGAATACCAACTACTGGAAGGAAGGCCAGCCTTATATCGACAAGCTTGTCTATAAGCTGATCCAGGACGACAGCCAAGCCATCAACCAGCTTAAGGCGGGAGCAGTGAATGCAGTTGAAGCCCTGTCGCTACAGAATGCGGGTGAGATTAAGGATGGTGCAGACACAACAGTGGTAACGAACGGCAGCTGGGTGACAGAGCAGCTCTTCTTCAATACACTGGATAAGCATTTCTCCGATGTGCATGTCCGCCGGGCACTGGCACTGGCGCTTGACCGTGAGGGACTGACCAAGGCCCTGACCTTCGGCTATGCGCAGACGGCGACTTCGCTGCTGCCGTCAACGATCCCTTACAATGCCAATGACAAGATCAAGGCACTGAGCTTCGATCCGGCGGCTGCCAAGGCAGAGCTGGCCAAATCGGCCTTCCCTGACGGATTCTCCACCAAGCTGCTGGTGGCTTCGGGCAACAGCACCCGGGCCCAGGAAGCCCAGATTATCCAGGCAGCCGGCCAGGCAATCGGGATCAAGATTGAGATTGAATCGGTGGAGCTGGCCACCTTCCGTGAACGCTTCTTCGCTTATGATTTCGCGGCGATGCTGAACAGCGGTCAGGCGGATTCCCCGGAAGCGAACTCGATTCTGGCGTTCCAGACCGACCCGGAAGGCTTCAGCAAATCGTATTGGACGCATTACACGAATGAGAAGGTAACCAAGCTGCTATATGAAGGCCAGAAGACAGCAGACGGTGAAGGACGGGCTACCATCTACACCGAGCTTTTACAGACGCTTGCCGATGAAGTTCCTTACATCCCGCTGTACTATCCTGATATCCTGATCGGCGCCCGTTCTTCAGTTGACGGACTTGTGGTTCTGCCTAACGGCAGCATCCGTCTGGAAGATGTCCGACTATCTAAATGATGAAATCCAGGCTAACCCTGAGGGGTGCAGCTGGAAACAACGGTTCTTACAAGTGGCTGGCCCTAGCCCTTGTAAGAGCCTTACTTGTTATCCTCTGCGTAATGACGGCGGTCTTTTTCCTGATTCGAATAGTACCCGGCGACCCCGCCAAAATGATTCTCGGTGAATACAGCACACCTGAAGCGCTTAAGAATATGCACCACACGCTGGGACTGGATCTCTCCTTATGGGATCAGTTCACCCGGTTCGTGAAGCTGCTGTTCACTCAGGGAGATACCGGAAACTCTATTATCGCGGGCACCTCGTCCAGAGAGCTGATTGCAGAGCGTGCTCCGGTCACCTTGTTGCTGATTGTAATTGCCTCGGGGCTTGCGATGATTACAGCACTGCTGCTGGCAACGGTTGCTGCCACCAACAAGGACAAGCTGCTAGACCATCTCATCCGCATTATTCCAGCAATCACCCTGGGGATGCCGGTCTTCTGGGTTGGCATTCTGTTCATTCTGTTCTTTAGCGTGCGGCTGGGCTGGTTCCCCGTAGGTGGAATCGGCGAGGGCTGGTCGGGTACGCTCCATAGTCTGGTGCTTCCGGCGGTCACGATTGCTTTTTCACAGATTCCTACGCTGGTCCGCTCGTTGCGTGCGCAAATGCTGGAGGTGCTCGAATCCGAATTCGTTGTCACTCTCCGGGCAGCAGGAATTCCGTCCAGGGTGATCCTGTTCAAGCATGTGCTGCGCAATTCGGCATTGCCGACCCTAATGCTGCTTGGAGTGAATGTGTCCTACCTGATCGGGGGAACGCTCGTTGTGGAGCAGGTTTTTGGTATCAAGGGCATCGGCAGCCTGCTGTTCACCTCCATCTCAAACAGGGATTTTCCGGTGATTCAGGGGATTGCGCTCTATTGTGCGCTGGCTGTTGTGATCATCAGTCTGCTGATCGAAATCATCTCCGGGTGGCTTGATCCCAGAACGAAGGGGAAATCATGAATACTACACAGATAGACTCAACCTTACCGGACCTCGGGAAGCCCGCAAGCGGACTCCGAAGAGTACTTCACACCCCGTCCTTGCTGATCGGGATCATTATGTTCGCTATACTTATACTGCTCGCCATATTCGTCCCTTACTTAAGTCCCTACAATCCGACGGAGCAGAATCTGAGCGCCTTCCTGCAGCCACCCTCCGCAGCCCATTGGCTGGGTACTGACCAGCTTGGCCGGGATTTATTCACCAGACTGGTCTATGCCGCCCGGACGGATCTGACGATCATGGTGCTGGCTGAGATTATTCCGTTCTGCACGGGCGTCATGCTGGGCATGATCTCGGGGTACTATGGCAAATGGACCGATAGAATTATATCGCTGATCACAGACACTTTTATTGCCTTCCCGTTCTATCTGATTGTCATTATCGTGGCCTTCGCCAGCGGGGCAGGGGAGCGCGGAATCTATATTACCTTTATTCTCGTAGGCTGGATTGTATTCGCCCGTGTGGTCAGAGGACTCAGCGCATCCTTCCGGAAGCAGGAATGGATTGCCTCGGCGCAGACGCTTGGTCTGCCCGGAACCCGCATCCTTCTGCGCCATCTTCTGCCGAATGTATTACCGCAAGCCGTTGTCGTGCTGATGACCGATATGATCGGACTCCTGGTAGCCATCGTTACGCTGGGTTATCTGGGTATCGGTATTGCCCCGCCTACGCCTGATTGGGGAACGATGATTGCAGACGGACAGCCCTTCATTACCACAGCCTGGTGGCTGTCGGCGGTTCCCGGCTTCGCAGTCGTGTATACGGGAATTGCATTGTCTCTCCTGGGAGACGGACTGGCCGATATCTGGAGGAGAAAAGGATGACAACACAACCTGTACTTGAACTTGAAGCGTTGACACTCGCGGCTCTCTCCAAAGAAATCCTGGTGAACAGCGTCAGCTTCTCCCTTGAACGCGGCGAAAGCCTCGGTCTGGTAGGCGAATCCGGCTCCGGCAAATCGCTGACGCTGCGGGCCATTCTCGGCCTGCTTCCGCGCGGTGTGGAGCAGACCGGCGGAGCGGTCCGCAGCAAGGTAAGCAGTGCCATGGTGTTCCAGGACCCCAGAGGAGCATTGGACCCGCTCTGTCTGGTAGTGAAGCAGCTGACCGAGGTTGTCTATTACAGACAAAGAACCAGTCTGAAGGCTGCGCGGCGCATTGCCCTGGAGCTGCTTGAACGGCTCGGTCTGCCAGCTTCGCTGAAGACAAAAGACCGCTACCCGGGCCAGCTCTCCGGCGGCCAGTGCCAGCGTGTGGTCATTGCTCTGGCGCTGGCCTGCAAGCCGGGCATTCTGCTCTGCGATGAGCCGACTACGGCGCTGGATGTGACGGTTCAGCGCCAGATTATAGATACGATTACAAGTCTGCAGCAGGAGCTGGGCTTCGCTATGGTCTTCGTGACCCACAACCTGGCGATTGCCGCCAATCTCTGCTCCAGACTGGTTGTAATGAAGCAGGGCCGGATCATTGAGCAAGGCGAGACACATAGCCTGCTGCGTCATCCGGCTGAGGCTTATACACAGATGCTAATGGATTCGGTGCTCCCTCTGCCGGAGCTGGAAGGAGGCGGGATCTCATGGAAGTAGCACTACAGGTGCAGGATGTAACTGTCCGTTATGGCGGGTTCACCGCCCTTGATCAGATCCGGCTGGAGCTTGCGCAGCATACCACGCTGGGGCTTGTCGGTGAGTCCGGCTCAGGGAAGTCTACGCTGGCCCGGGTCATTGCCGGACTGATCACTCCAGATGAAGGACAGCTTCTGCTGGGTGCGGAGCTCTTAGGCAGGAAGCGGAGCAAGGCACAGCATAAGCAGATTCAGATGATTTTCCAGAACCCGGATTCTTCGCTGAATCCCCGGCATACCGTCAGGCAGATTCTGGCGGAAGCCTTGTTGTTCCACCGGATTGTAGAGCGTTCGCAGGTGGAGCGCAGAAGTAAGGAGCTGCTTAGCCGGGTGCAGCTGGATGCCAAGTCGCTGGACAGATATCCGTATGAATTCTCCGGCGGCCAGCGCCAGCGGATCGCCATTGCCCGCGCGCTTAGCGTGGAGCCTACCCTGCTGATCGCCGATGAGCCCACCAGCGCACTGGATGTCTCAGTGCAGCGCAGCGTGCTGGAGCTATTCCATACGCTGCAAGCCGAGCTTAATCTTACGATGCTGTTCATCTCCCATGATCTGGGAGTCATTCATGCCGTCAGCGATACCGTCGCTGTGATGCGTCAGGGCCAGCTGGTCGAGGTGAATTCGAAGGATGAATTCTTCGTCCGGCCGGGACATGAATACAGCCGTGAGCTATTGTCTGCGGTTCCCAAGATGCCGCAATATTGAACATTCAACACATCAGGAGGATTATATGAACCGTCAAAATACAGGATTCGTACCACTCACGCTATCTGAGCTGGATACATTAACACAGCAGCTGTCCCGGCTATTCGGGACCCAGCATCCTCCGGTAATCATTCCGGGGGAGGCGATTCTAGGCATTGAGGCGGTTGCGGCAGGAATTGCTGCGCCGGGACGTACGATTCTGAACATAGTGACCGGACCTTACGGCAGCTTGTTCGGCGAGTGGCTTACGCGCGGCGGGGCCACCGTTAAGGAAGTGAAGGTTCCCTTCGACCAGGTGGTTACGGTAGAGGAGGTGGCCGCAGCGATTGAGCTGCATCAGCCGGTTGCGATTTCTTTGGTGCAGGCAGAGGTAGTTACAGGCGGCTCGAACCCTGCGGAGGAGATCTTCAAGCTGGCCCGGAGGCATGACCTGATTACCGTAACGGATTCCGTGTCTGCTGTCGGGGGAGAGGCGCTTTCTGTGGATCAGTGGGCTGTGGATTTCGCTGTAATGGGTGCGCAAAAAGCGCTCGCCGGTCCTAACGGAATCAGCGCGGTCAGTATTTCTCCCCGCGGCTGGGCCTTCCTGGAGTCGAACGAACGGGCTCCGCGCAATTCCATTCTGTCCTTGCTCGATCTGCAGCCGTCCCCGGATGGAGCAGCGCAGCGTAGAGTCCCGCCGAACATCCCGGTCCTGGAAGCCAGAGCCCTGATTGAAGCCCTGGAGGCTGTTGCCGAGGAGGGCCTGTCCCAGGTCATCAAGCGGCATGAACGGGCAGCGGCCTCTGCTGTCGCCGGGATCTCGGAGCTTGGGCTTGCACCTTGGCAGAAGGACAGCAGACATTACTCTACACTGACTACCACTGTTCGGATTGACGAGCAGCCGCTGCTGCTGATTAAGCAGCCTGTCGGTATCGTAGCTCCCGGGGACGGGGAATTATTCGGTCAATTGCTGCGGGTCAATCATTTCGGAACGAATGCCAGCCGCGAGAGTGTCGAAGCGGCGGTGCAGACGCTAGCCAGACTGCTGAAGCTGGAAGCTGAACCGGCAGTGCAGGCCGTCCGCCAGGTCTGGGGGGAAGCGGAATGATCCTTAAGCAGCCGCAATTTCAGGCATACACTGGAATCCATATTGCAGGTATCCAGGGGAAACGCTTCGATATCGAGATTACGAACGGGCGGTTCACCGCCGTGGCAGAAGCGGGTCCGCAACCTGAACAGGCAGAAGGCTCCCGGCAGCAGCAGCTATGGATCAGTCCGGGCATTCTGGATCTGCACACCCATCTGGCCTGGACCGACTTCGACCATGAGGATCAGCTCCGCCGGGACCCCCGAGAGATTGAGGTGATGCAGGCGGAGGCCTTCGCCGCTACCTTGCGGACGGGGGTAACAACAGCCCGCGACGCCGGCGGTATTCTGCCTGCCACGATCCGGCATCTCGTGAAGTATTACCAGCAGCCGCTGCGCGTGGAGACCAGCAGTGAAATGCTGGGAGCCGCCGATGCCAAGGGGATCAAGCATCTGGAGAAGCGCCTGACGGATATCTACGCGACCGGGGCAGGCTGGGTCAAAATCATGGCAACCGGCGGTCTTGGCGCACCTACCGAGCAGGTTACGGAGCCGAACTTCTCCGGGGAGGATTTCGCCTTCATCGTCCGTCATGCCCATGCGAACGGGAAGAAGGTATTGGTGCATACCTGGGGCGGGGTGACGATTGACTGGTCCATTCAGGCCGGTGTGGAATCTATTGAGCACGGGATGTTCATGACCTGGGATCAGGCCGGGAGACTGGCCGAATCCGGCGTAGCTTACGTGCCGACCACTTCCATCTACCGGATCGCCGCCGATCCGAAGGGAGTGCTCGCGCTAAGTCCGCTCATCTGTGAACGCGCAGCCCGGGCCGCCGATGCTCACGCCGTCGCGCTTGGTTATGCCAGAGAGGCAGGGGTGCGGCTGGGCTTAGGCACCGATTACGCTACGCCTGCGCTGCATGGCTACAACCTGCAGGAATTCGACACCCTGCTGGACTATGGACTGAGCCGCGCGGAAGCGTGGCGGTCGGCTACAGAAGACGCGGCGGGGATTCTCGGAAGCGGCCATGAGCTGGGCCGGATTGCGGAAGGCTATATTGCCGATGCCGTAATCTACGCCGCCGATCCGTATCAGGCCAAAAATGCGGATCAACTGCGCACAAGCATTGTTACGGTCATTACCGGCGCGCAGGAAGAGGATTTGCTGTAACGGATGTGCAAAGAGGCTGTCCTTTCTGATGAAGGACAGCCTTCTTGCGTTCTGATGGCCCTAGGCTGAATGTATGCGAAAAACCGATAACATTGGGGGGCAACTTAGGCGTGTGGTCCAAATGTAATCGAAAAACCGACTACATTAGGGCGCAACGTAGGCGTGTGGCCGAATGTAATCGAAAAACCGACTACATTAGGGCGCTACGCTGGCATGTGGCCGAATGGAATCGAAAAACCGACTACATTAGGGCGCAGCATAGGCGTGTGGCCCAATGTAATCGAAAAACCGATCACAATGGAGCGCTGGAGGGCACGTGAGCTAAGTCTAATCGAAAAACCGATCACATTGTGCCCCGCTGAGCCTCCCAGCTTTTCACCCGCCAGCATCATTCAGTTCAAATTGTAACCATTCACAGCTCCGTATACTGCTTAACCACCTGATCCAGGTAAGCCTCTACCTCAGGTGTCTTCTTATTCCCGGCAGCGTCGAGCAGCGGCACCAGCTTGGACAGAATGTTCAGCACCTTATTGTCGCCTGGCCCCTCCATCAGAACCTGTTCGTAGGCTTTGCGCAGCTCAGGGTCCAGTTCCATAGTGTCATAATCGTAGGCAGGTGTATTGTCCGAGCCGAGCAGCACTAAGGGAACGGTATAGGACATTTCATTGCGGATGGCCGCTGTCCGGTTCGACTTCGGGTAGTCCTGGACATAATCACTCATAATGGCCGCTCTGCCGATCAGCTCATCCCAAGTGATCACGATACCTGCGTCGAAGGTCGACGGCATGTTGCTCTCCGTGGCCATGATATCAATATAAGCGGCGATATCCTTGCTGATATAGGGCTTGAATACCTTGAATCCTTCATAATGCATAACTGCATAATACATACCTTCGCTGGTCTCCAGCTTATAGCCTTTATCCCAGACCTCTTCAATGAGCTTGCGGACGGCAGGCTGCTTCACCCGCTTCAGGATCTCCGTATAGGTCATATCGTTGTTAATTTGGGCATCGAACAGAGCCTTTTGCACAGAATCACTATAGAGCTTTTCGGAGAACCGTTCTAACCCGGCCTTCTGGGCATTCTCCAGTTGAAGGGTCATGACCGTGCCGTACCAGGAGCCAACTTTGGAGATATGGTTCATAAGATATTTGCGTGCTTGAGCCTGGCTGGCGGGATTGCTTACATATTTGCGGAACTGGTTATAGACCGCCTGGGCATCCGCTGTGGATGCCGCAGCCACCGGCTGTGCACCTGCAAACACTGTGCCGCCTGCCAGAGTCAGCGCTGTACCGAGCAGCACCGCTCTTGCTGTTTTTTTTAGAGAATGTGGAATAGTTCTCATCATGTACCTCCTGCGGGATAAAATGCTTGCTATGATGCGCTATCTTATCTATTTAGACAGACCCGGAATGAATGAATCGGGCGGCTCTTATGAAATAACGCTTGACTTGGAACGCATTTCATAACCTATAGTTCAGTGGAAGACTAGACAAAGGGGAGAAGAGGATATGAATCAGACCAGCAGCAAGATTATTTTCATAGATATTGACGGAACGCTTCTCATGGAGAATGGAATAGTCCCGGAATCGGCAGTGCAGGCATGCCAGCAGGCACGGAAGAACGGGCATTTGCTGTACCTGTGCACCGGACGCTCCAAGGCTGAAATCTATGATTATATCTGGGAGATCGGGTTCGACGGGTTGATTGGAGCGGCCGGCGGATATGTGGAGAGCCGTGGCGAAATGCTTTATCATAAAAAAGTGACCCCGGAGGATGCGAAGCATTTGATCGATTATTTTAACGCGAACGGGGTCGATTTCATTCTGGAATCCAATACGGCGCTTCACGGCAGCCGCCATTTACAGCCTCATCTGGAACGCAGAATCTATGGCGACTTGCTGAATGACCCCGAGGCGCAGGAGAGAAAACGGCTGTCGCCCCATCCCTATATCGCAACACTTACTTATGGGGACGAGGAATTATATCTGGATGATGTCAACAAAGTATGCTTCTTGGAGAGCAGTCTGCCCTTTGATCAGATTCAGGAGGAATTGCAGGACCGGTTCACGGCGATTCAGTGCTCCATCCCGATCTTCGGAGAGAACAGCGGGGAGCTAATGATGCCTGGCGTTCATAAAGCTTCCGCTATTGCCGATGTCCTGCATCATTTGAATATCCCGCTTGAGAACAGTATGGCGATTGGAGACGGGCTGAATGATATGGAGATGCTGGAATATGTCCAGGTGGGGGTTGCCATGGGCAATGCCCGCGAGCCGCTCAAAGCAATTGCTGATGACATCACCGATTCAATTGAGAACGATGGACTGTATAACTGCTTCCTGAAGTACGGACTGATCTGAATGCGGGTTGATCTCCGGAAAGACTCGTGTTAAAATGCACTTAATTAAGCGATGGGAGTTGAAGAGTATCGTGCGGACATTTCTTGCGTAATGTGACCAATAAACAAGCGTTATTTGCGGCGCGCAATTTATGGTTGATATGCAGGAAGGGTCTGCCTCTTTTCACTCTGGTCCAAATATCCTTATTCAAGTCCGCCTGGAGATAAGTGTCCGGGTATGGGATTTGCTGTGTTTATTTGAGCTGCTGGAGGAGAACCTTCTTGCAGCTTTTATTTTTGTAAATACAGGAGGATACGTGTATGTC is part of the Paenibacillus sp. FSL M7-0420 genome and harbors:
- a CDS encoding alpha/beta fold hydrolase, which gives rise to MPYIQVHDLEMFYEQMGTGEPVIFLHSHYSRSMLAFSSQVLDFQNQYSCCFPDLRGHGRTRCRNLDWSTPQIAEDVAGFMDRMDIERAHLIGYSMGAGVGLYLAVNHPGRIATLTTIGTSGFCEPAGAGEYEPEQLLVNQQQAFINQMIERHQEAHQGNWQYYLRQTVQDWIRYPDLTEEQLTSITCPALLITGEHDPFAGEDRTVKLASLLTDARTLIVQGAGHRPHMLREQPILVNDTILEFLA
- a CDS encoding NAD(P)/FAD-dependent oxidoreductase, whose product is MKKVIVIGAGILGASAAYQLSVMGAEVLIIDRQDPGQATDAAAGIICPWLSQRRNQAWYRLAKAGARFYPELIQQLEQGGEANTGYARVGALSIHTDESKLDRIEERARMRLADAPEIGVITRLNAQETRERFPLLAEGYASVHISGAARVDGRALRDALLHSAQQQGAVLVTDDAALAFEPGRVTGINAGGHYYPADEVIICAGAWANPLLRPLGMDFKVSYQKGQIMHLQVSDHKDTEVWPVVIPPSDQYLLAFARQQIVIGATHENDIEGYNTRVTAGGLQEILTKGLEVAPGLADGTYSEVRVGFRPFTPGFLPVLGAVPGWSGVLAANGLGASGLTMGPYIGYQLAKLALGRESDLELDDYSLQRAIAGG
- a CDS encoding ABC transporter substrate-binding protein codes for the protein MINLKASMRKTAGLGTLAVLFVSLLAGCSGSANPADSSNGAQASTAPAATESASTAEPATGGTFVYGRPASVTSFDLHNQITSNNAFAIDKVFESLVAFDSKGEITDQLAASHTISEDGLTYTFVLRDGLKFSNGTPVTAEDAVFSLQRHLKVGGPLAISAKVDTVKAQDEKTLVITLKEPYTPFISELSNFSNGLIPNNFGGVTEEEFFKKPVGTGPFVIETWDPAGDVTFTKNTNYWKEGQPYIDKLVYKLIQDDSQAINQLKAGAVNAVEALSLQNAGEIKDGADTTVVTNGSWVTEQLFFNTLDKHFSDVHVRRALALALDREGLTKALTFGYAQTATSLLPSTIPYNANDKIKALSFDPAAAKAELAKSAFPDGFSTKLLVASGNSTRAQEAQIIQAAGQAIGIKIEIESVELATFRERFFAYDFAAMLNSGQADSPEANSILAFQTDPEGFSKSYWTHYTNEKVTKLLYEGQKTADGEGRATIYTELLQTLADEVPYIPLYYPDILIGARSSVDGLVVLPNGSIRLEDVRLSK
- a CDS encoding ABC transporter permease, with the protein product MMKSRLTLRGAAGNNGSYKWLALALVRALLVILCVMTAVFFLIRIVPGDPAKMILGEYSTPEALKNMHHTLGLDLSLWDQFTRFVKLLFTQGDTGNSIIAGTSSRELIAERAPVTLLLIVIASGLAMITALLLATVAATNKDKLLDHLIRIIPAITLGMPVFWVGILFILFFSVRLGWFPVGGIGEGWSGTLHSLVLPAVTIAFSQIPTLVRSLRAQMLEVLESEFVVTLRAAGIPSRVILFKHVLRNSALPTLMLLGVNVSYLIGGTLVVEQVFGIKGIGSLLFTSISNRDFPVIQGIALYCALAVVIISLLIEIISGWLDPRTKGKS
- a CDS encoding ABC transporter permease gives rise to the protein MNTTQIDSTLPDLGKPASGLRRVLHTPSLLIGIIMFAILILLAIFVPYLSPYNPTEQNLSAFLQPPSAAHWLGTDQLGRDLFTRLVYAARTDLTIMVLAEIIPFCTGVMLGMISGYYGKWTDRIISLITDTFIAFPFYLIVIIVAFASGAGERGIYITFILVGWIVFARVVRGLSASFRKQEWIASAQTLGLPGTRILLRHLLPNVLPQAVVVLMTDMIGLLVAIVTLGYLGIGIAPPTPDWGTMIADGQPFITTAWWLSAVPGFAVVYTGIALSLLGDGLADIWRRKG
- a CDS encoding ABC transporter ATP-binding protein gives rise to the protein MTTQPVLELEALTLAALSKEILVNSVSFSLERGESLGLVGESGSGKSLTLRAILGLLPRGVEQTGGAVRSKVSSAMVFQDPRGALDPLCLVVKQLTEVVYYRQRTSLKAARRIALELLERLGLPASLKTKDRYPGQLSGGQCQRVVIALALACKPGILLCDEPTTALDVTVQRQIIDTITSLQQELGFAMVFVTHNLAIAANLCSRLVVMKQGRIIEQGETHSLLRHPAEAYTQMLMDSVLPLPELEGGGISWK
- a CDS encoding ABC transporter ATP-binding protein, with translation MEVALQVQDVTVRYGGFTALDQIRLELAQHTTLGLVGESGSGKSTLARVIAGLITPDEGQLLLGAELLGRKRSKAQHKQIQMIFQNPDSSLNPRHTVRQILAEALLFHRIVERSQVERRSKELLSRVQLDAKSLDRYPYEFSGGQRQRIAIARALSVEPTLLIADEPTSALDVSVQRSVLELFHTLQAELNLTMLFISHDLGVIHAVSDTVAVMRQGQLVEVNSKDEFFVRPGHEYSRELLSAVPKMPQY
- a CDS encoding pyridoxal-phosphate-dependent aminotransferase family protein; translated protein: MNRQNTGFVPLTLSELDTLTQQLSRLFGTQHPPVIIPGEAILGIEAVAAGIAAPGRTILNIVTGPYGSLFGEWLTRGGATVKEVKVPFDQVVTVEEVAAAIELHQPVAISLVQAEVVTGGSNPAEEIFKLARRHDLITVTDSVSAVGGEALSVDQWAVDFAVMGAQKALAGPNGISAVSISPRGWAFLESNERAPRNSILSLLDLQPSPDGAAQRRVPPNIPVLEARALIEALEAVAEEGLSQVIKRHERAAASAVAGISELGLAPWQKDSRHYSTLTTTVRIDEQPLLLIKQPVGIVAPGDGELFGQLLRVNHFGTNASRESVEAAVQTLARLLKLEAEPAVQAVRQVWGEAE
- a CDS encoding amidohydrolase family protein, whose product is MILKQPQFQAYTGIHIAGIQGKRFDIEITNGRFTAVAEAGPQPEQAEGSRQQQLWISPGILDLHTHLAWTDFDHEDQLRRDPREIEVMQAEAFAATLRTGVTTARDAGGILPATIRHLVKYYQQPLRVETSSEMLGAADAKGIKHLEKRLTDIYATGAGWVKIMATGGLGAPTEQVTEPNFSGEDFAFIVRHAHANGKKVLVHTWGGVTIDWSIQAGVESIEHGMFMTWDQAGRLAESGVAYVPTTSIYRIAADPKGVLALSPLICERAARAADAHAVALGYAREAGVRLGLGTDYATPALHGYNLQEFDTLLDYGLSRAEAWRSATEDAAGILGSGHELGRIAEGYIADAVIYAADPYQAKNADQLRTSIVTVITGAQEEDLL
- a CDS encoding HAD family hydrolase, translated to MNQTSSKIIFIDIDGTLLMENGIVPESAVQACQQARKNGHLLYLCTGRSKAEIYDYIWEIGFDGLIGAAGGYVESRGEMLYHKKVTPEDAKHLIDYFNANGVDFILESNTALHGSRHLQPHLERRIYGDLLNDPEAQERKRLSPHPYIATLTYGDEELYLDDVNKVCFLESSLPFDQIQEELQDRFTAIQCSIPIFGENSGELMMPGVHKASAIADVLHHLNIPLENSMAIGDGLNDMEMLEYVQVGVAMGNAREPLKAIADDITDSIENDGLYNCFLKYGLI